In Citrus sinensis cultivar Valencia sweet orange chromosome 4, DVS_A1.0, whole genome shotgun sequence, one DNA window encodes the following:
- the LOC102617791 gene encoding uncharacterized protein LOC102617791 isoform X1, with the protein MMRRPQQHHHNHQDQQSRAFYELSALVLSILRSPPTPIPYSDQSPSTSRTSAAQITPAGFASLMLGISLALMLCGSVTFFIGFMLMPWVLGLVMVFYVAGVVSAISVLGKSIFCYAMSTPSSPRKDIAAHVRGRTVNSLFNLQEIITKLTENVKRG; encoded by the exons ATGATGAGAAGACCACAGCAACACCACCACAACCACCAGGATCAGCAGTCGAGGGCCTTTTACGAGCTGTCAGCGCTAGTACTGAGCATCCTACGGTCGCCGCCGACTCCGATTCCGTACTCCGACCAGTCGCCATCAACGAGTAGGACGTCAGCGGCTCAGATCACGCCGGCGGGATTTGCTTCGCTGATGCTGGGGATATCTCTGGCCTTGATGCTGTGCGGATCGGTCACTTTCTTTATTGGATTCATGCTGATGCCGTGGGTTCTTGGTTTGGTTATGGTGTTTTACGTAGCCGGAGTTGTTTCAGCTATCTCTGTGTTAGGAAAATCGATTTTTTGTTACGCTATGTCCACGCCTTCTTCGCCTAGAAAGGATATTGCTG CTCATGTCAGGGGTCGAACCGTTAATTCTCTGTTCAATCTACAGGAGATTATTACAAAGCTTACAGAAAATGTGAAAAGGGGCTGA
- the LOC102617791 gene encoding uncharacterized protein LOC102617791 isoform X2, translating into MMRRPQQHHHNHQDQQSRAFYELSALVLSILRSPPTPIPYSDQSPSTSRTSAAQITPAGFASLMLGISLALMLCGSVTFFIGFMLMPWVLGLVMVFYVAGVVSAISVLGKSIFCYAMSTPSSPRKDIAAWKLL; encoded by the exons ATGATGAGAAGACCACAGCAACACCACCACAACCACCAGGATCAGCAGTCGAGGGCCTTTTACGAGCTGTCAGCGCTAGTACTGAGCATCCTACGGTCGCCGCCGACTCCGATTCCGTACTCCGACCAGTCGCCATCAACGAGTAGGACGTCAGCGGCTCAGATCACGCCGGCGGGATTTGCTTCGCTGATGCTGGGGATATCTCTGGCCTTGATGCTGTGCGGATCGGTCACTTTCTTTATTGGATTCATGCTGATGCCGTGGGTTCTTGGTTTGGTTATGGTGTTTTACGTAGCCGGAGTTGTTTCAGCTATCTCTGTGTTAGGAAAATCGATTTTTTGTTACGCTATGTCCACGCCTTCTTCGCCTAGAAAGGATATTGCTG CATGGAAGCTTTTGTGA